A stretch of Cyanobacteria bacterium QS_8_64_29 DNA encodes these proteins:
- a CDS encoding CoA-binding protein — MSAQPFDPQSRVLIQGINEPLGAHYAAQMQAYGTPVVAGTQPGWGGGEQAEIPVFDLVAQAIEAVGPIETSLVFAHPYWVLDAALEAITAGIRQIVLVTGGVPPLDLVRLFRKAEATQTLLLGPGSAGTIRPNSALLGTSDPQFYQAGSVGIISRSNGLTNEVARQLSQASLGQSLALNLGTDALYGSSFRHWLSVLEQDPDTKAIVLVGQPGSGDEEAAAAVAAELTKPVFAYVPGARVKINRRSGEATAIVAARLSVPLPETSTAKQKVAALERAQVTVAKQPSQLPQLLEKTLKERQKKK; from the coding sequence ATGAGTGCGCAACCGTTCGATCCGCAATCCCGGGTGCTGATTCAGGGCATCAACGAGCCGCTGGGCGCGCACTATGCAGCTCAGATGCAGGCCTACGGTACGCCCGTTGTGGCCGGTACCCAGCCCGGTTGGGGCGGCGGGGAACAAGCCGAAATTCCGGTATTCGATCTGGTCGCCCAGGCGATCGAGGCTGTCGGTCCCATCGAAACCTCGTTGGTGTTTGCCCACCCCTACTGGGTCCTGGATGCGGCCCTAGAGGCGATCACGGCCGGCATCCGCCAGATTGTCCTGGTGACGGGCGGCGTGCCGCCGCTGGATCTAGTGCGGTTGTTTCGCAAGGCCGAAGCCACCCAGACGCTGCTGCTGGGCCCTGGTAGTGCCGGCACCATCCGCCCCAACTCGGCGCTGTTGGGCACCAGCGACCCGCAGTTCTACCAGGCCGGCTCGGTGGGCATCATAAGCCGCTCCAACGGCCTAACGAATGAGGTCGCCCGCCAGCTGAGCCAGGCTAGTTTGGGGCAATCGCTGGCGCTCAATTTGGGCACGGATGCACTCTACGGCTCGAGCTTTCGGCACTGGCTGTCGGTGCTGGAGCAGGATCCGGACACCAAAGCCATCGTGCTGGTGGGCCAGCCGGGCTCGGGCGATGAAGAAGCGGCCGCCGCCGTCGCTGCCGAGCTGACCAAACCGGTGTTTGCCTACGTGCCAGGGGCGCGCGTCAAAATCAATCGCCGCTCGGGCGAGGCCACCGCGATTGTGGCAGCCCGCCTGTCGGTGCCGCTTCCCGAAACCAGCACCGCCAAGCAGAAAGTTGCTGCCCTGGAGCGCGCCCAGGTCACCGTTGCCAAGCAACCCTCGCAACTGCCGCAGTTGCTTGAAAAAACGCTGAAGGAGCGGCAAAAGAAAAAGTAG
- a CDS encoding iron export ABC transporter permease subunit FetB — MADWLTLEPLDLALALVPMGGALALSSWQRLELEGQIVLATGRACLQLAALGYALGAVFVLDAPWAVALALAVMITVAALAARNRISRRLPRLLPLNWGALLASSTLTLGYVLVAIGQPPSWHEPQYLIPLAGMTVGNAASSATVAGERLVDTLSRSRSAIETHLSLGATPRQAATPYRQAAVRAGMLPALNQMSVVGLATLPGLLAGQLLGGIDPLNAAAYQGLVLVMQAAASAVATLLVAEGVYRQFFNRNAQLIDPR; from the coding sequence ATGGCCGATTGGCTGACCCTAGAGCCCCTCGATTTGGCACTGGCCCTGGTCCCCATGGGCGGGGCTTTGGCCCTCTCGAGCTGGCAGCGCCTGGAGCTGGAGGGGCAAATCGTGCTGGCGACCGGCCGCGCTTGCCTGCAGTTGGCGGCGCTGGGCTACGCCTTGGGCGCGGTCTTTGTATTGGATGCTCCCTGGGCGGTCGCCCTCGCCCTGGCGGTTATGATAACCGTTGCGGCGCTAGCCGCCCGCAATCGCATCTCGCGCCGGCTGCCGCGTTTGTTGCCCCTAAACTGGGGCGCGTTGTTAGCCAGCAGCACGCTGACGCTCGGCTACGTCTTGGTCGCGATCGGGCAACCGCCCAGCTGGCACGAACCCCAGTACCTCATCCCATTGGCGGGCATGACCGTGGGCAATGCCGCCAGCAGCGCCACTGTTGCCGGCGAGCGCCTGGTGGACACCCTGAGCCGCAGCCGCTCCGCCATTGAGACGCACCTGAGCTTGGGGGCAACGCCGCGGCAAGCTGCCACCCCCTACCGCCAGGCAGCAGTCCGTGCGGGCATGCTACCCGCGCTCAATCAAATGAGCGTGGTGGGGCTGGCAACGCTGCCCGGCCTGCTGGCCGGCCAGCTACTGGGCGGCATCGATCCGCTCAATGCCGCCGCCTATCAAGGGTTAGTATTGGTAATGCAAGCGGCGGCCAGTGCGGTTGCTACGCTGCTGGTAGCTGAGGGTGTCTACCGCCAGTTTTTCAACCGCAACGCCCAGCTCATCGACCCGCGCTAA
- a CDS encoding ATPase produces the protein MDLLEYQAKELFGEVGIPVLPSQRIDDPRSLKRLQIPYPVVLKSQVHAGGRGQVGGVRFVENTIDAIAAARSIFNLPILGEYPQVLLAEARYDAEQEFLLAVVLDYQRQCLVLLGSVQGGMGPESVVEQLQSVVVDDDFSPFYARHLAIRMGLSGDRIQAISTVIEKMYQLLVDKDLNSVEINPLGIGPDSEVMALDGKVKANDSAIARHADLRSLAAPQQVQAADAVPAEGEPPPPRDLDWSDGARANIGAIANDWGLALATWDLLALHRGKLACCLLVGDRVPGNLPPETAAIRQLEQTLMQLAATPQVEVILVNLTCGPAASEAAGEAIANLLQVPADAEASSEHCQYVIRLVGGDLGPFQERLAELPVHWMADGEEAIRQAASLAKSR, from the coding sequence ATGGATTTACTGGAGTACCAAGCTAAGGAGCTATTTGGGGAAGTGGGTATCCCGGTGCTGCCCTCGCAACGCATCGACGATCCCCGCAGCCTCAAGCGACTGCAAATCCCCTACCCGGTGGTCCTTAAGTCGCAGGTCCACGCCGGCGGGCGCGGGCAGGTCGGTGGCGTGCGCTTTGTCGAAAACACCATCGATGCCATCGCCGCGGCGCGCAGTATTTTTAACTTGCCCATTTTGGGCGAGTATCCCCAGGTGCTGCTGGCCGAGGCCCGCTACGACGCCGAGCAAGAGTTCTTGCTAGCGGTGGTGCTGGATTACCAGCGCCAGTGTCTGGTGCTGTTGGGATCGGTCCAGGGCGGCATGGGGCCCGAGTCAGTGGTGGAGCAGCTGCAGAGCGTGGTGGTCGATGACGATTTTTCGCCGTTTTACGCGCGCCACCTCGCCATCCGCATGGGCTTGAGTGGCGATCGCATCCAGGCCATCAGCACGGTGATCGAAAAGATGTACCAGCTGCTGGTGGACAAAGATCTCAATAGCGTCGAGATCAACCCGCTGGGGATCGGCCCCGACAGCGAAGTCATGGCCCTGGATGGCAAGGTAAAAGCCAACGATAGCGCCATTGCCCGCCACGCGGATTTGCGCTCGCTGGCAGCCCCGCAGCAGGTGCAGGCGGCAGATGCCGTTCCGGCCGAGGGCGAGCCACCCCCGCCGCGCGATCTCGATTGGAGCGACGGCGCTCGGGCCAATATCGGCGCGATCGCCAACGATTGGGGCTTGGCCCTGGCGACGTGGGATTTGCTGGCCCTGCATCGGGGCAAGTTGGCCTGCTGCTTGCTGGTCGGCGATCGCGTGCCCGGCAACCTCCCGCCCGAGACGGCTGCCATCCGGCAGCTGGAGCAGACGCTGATGCAGCTAGCAGCAACGCCTCAAGTCGAGGTCATTCTGGTCAATCTCACCTGCGGGCCAGCCGCGAGCGAGGCCGCAGGCGAGGCAATCGCCAACCTGCTCCAAGTCCCAGCGGATGCCGAGGCAAGCTCGGAGCACTGCCAGTACGTCATCCGCTTGGTGGGCGGCGATCTGGGGCCGTTCCAAGAGCGTTTGGCCGAGTTGCCCGTGCACTGGATGGCGGATGGGGAGGAAGCCATCCGGCAAGCAGCGTCGCTGGCCAAATCGCGATGA
- a CDS encoding DUF561 domain-containing protein produces MHSQLQQALAQRRAFKVISGLSNRDANRVGAVVQAAAAGGATFVDIAADPNLVALARKLTNLPVCASAVEAAALERAVEAGADAIEIGNFDSFYAQGYRFEADDVLALTRQTRERLPEATLSVTVPHILALDEQAQLAEQLVAQGADLIQTEGGTSSTPERSGTTGLIEKAAPTLAATYTIAQAVSVPVLCASGLSRVTAPMAIAAGASGVGIGSAINQLDSEVAMVAAVRDVAEALTGCSAPHLQAREP; encoded by the coding sequence ATGCATTCGCAACTGCAGCAAGCGTTAGCGCAACGGCGCGCCTTCAAAGTCATTAGCGGCCTGAGCAACCGCGACGCCAATCGCGTGGGGGCTGTGGTGCAAGCGGCCGCAGCAGGCGGTGCCACCTTTGTCGATATTGCAGCCGATCCCAATCTGGTAGCGCTAGCGCGCAAGCTCACCAACTTGCCCGTTTGCGCCTCAGCCGTTGAAGCAGCAGCGCTCGAGCGCGCCGTCGAGGCCGGGGCCGATGCCATCGAGATCGGCAATTTTGACAGCTTCTACGCCCAGGGCTACCGCTTTGAGGCCGATGACGTTTTGGCCCTAACGCGCCAGACCCGCGAGCGCCTGCCCGAGGCCACCCTCTCGGTGACGGTGCCCCACATCCTGGCGCTAGACGAGCAAGCCCAACTGGCCGAGCAACTGGTCGCCCAGGGCGCCGATCTAATCCAAACCGAGGGCGGCACCAGCAGCACCCCCGAGCGCAGCGGCACCACGGGCTTGATCGAAAAAGCGGCGCCCACGCTGGCTGCTACCTACACCATCGCGCAGGCAGTCTCAGTGCCGGTTTTGTGCGCCTCAGGGCTGTCGCGCGTTACAGCGCCCATGGCGATCGCGGCTGGCGCCTCGGGCGTTGGAATAGGCTCGGCCATCAACCAACTCGATAGCGAAGTCGCCATGGTGGCGGCAGTGCGCGATGTGGCCGAAGCCCTAACCGGCTGCAGCGCGCCCCACTTGCAAGCGCGCGAGCCCTAA
- a CDS encoding Cys/Met metabolism pyridoxal-phosphate-dependent enzyme, whose translation MTTAINATAVPLVDLQRQHAQLGNALEEAVAEVLHAGRYVGGEAVAGFERQLAAELGVAECASCNSGTDALYLALRALGIGSGDEVITTPFTFIATAEAIAAAGATPVFVDIEPGSFNLDLSQLEAAIGPRTRVVLPVHLFGQPVNMTRLLAIARAHRLYTIEDCAQAAGAQWQGYPVGSLGDVGCFSFFPTKNLGACGDGGAITTNDPALAARFRQLADHGREQGYYHTLTGTNSRLDTLQAAILQVKLPYLARWNQQRRELAAGYQRALRSRSELGLPREPAGGRSVWNQYTVRVPGSDRRDRLRQALHERGIGTAVYYPLPLHRQPAYAHLGYRPGQLPAAERAAREVLSLPLFPGLTAQEQQHVAACLHASWQALAA comes from the coding sequence ATGACAACCGCCATCAACGCGACCGCCGTTCCGCTTGTGGACCTGCAGCGGCAGCACGCGCAGCTGGGCAATGCGCTGGAGGAAGCGGTTGCCGAGGTGTTGCACGCCGGTCGCTATGTCGGCGGCGAGGCCGTGGCGGGCTTTGAGCGCCAGCTGGCTGCCGAGCTGGGGGTCGCCGAGTGCGCTAGCTGCAACTCTGGCACGGATGCCCTCTATCTGGCGCTGCGCGCCTTGGGCATTGGCAGCGGGGACGAGGTCATCACCACACCGTTTACGTTTATTGCCACCGCCGAGGCGATCGCGGCTGCCGGCGCCACCCCCGTTTTTGTCGATATTGAGCCTGGCAGCTTCAACCTGGACCTCTCGCAGTTGGAAGCGGCGATTGGGCCGCGCACGCGCGTCGTGTTGCCCGTGCACTTGTTCGGCCAGCCCGTCAATATGACCCGGCTGCTGGCGATCGCGCGCGCGCACAGGCTCTACACCATCGAGGATTGCGCCCAAGCAGCAGGCGCGCAGTGGCAGGGGTACCCTGTCGGCAGCCTGGGGGATGTGGGCTGCTTTAGCTTTTTCCCCACCAAGAACTTGGGGGCCTGCGGCGATGGGGGCGCGATCACCACCAACGATCCGGCCCTGGCCGCGCGGTTCCGTCAGCTCGCCGACCACGGGCGCGAGCAAGGCTACTACCACACGCTGACTGGCACTAACAGTCGCCTGGATACCCTCCAGGCGGCCATCTTGCAGGTTAAGTTGCCCTACCTAGCGCGCTGGAACCAGCAGCGTCGCGAGCTGGCGGCCGGCTATCAGCGCGCGCTGCGCTCGCGCTCCGAGCTGGGATTGCCGCGCGAGCCAGCTGGCGGCCGCAGCGTCTGGAACCAGTACACCGTGCGCGTCCCCGGCAGCGATCGCCGCGATCGCCTGCGCCAGGCTTTGCACGAGCGTGGCATTGGCACTGCCGTTTACTATCCGCTGCCGCTGCACCGCCAGCCCGCCTACGCCCATTTGGGCTATCGGCCCGGGCAGCTGCCCGCAGCCGAGCGCGCGGCGCGCGAGGTGCTGTCGCTACCGTTGTTTCCCGGCCTGACGGCCCAAGAGCAGCAGCACGTCGCTGCTTGCCTGCACGCCAGCTGGCAGGCGCTGGCTGCTTAG